The following proteins are encoded in a genomic region of Fervidobacterium pennivorans DSM 9078:
- a CDS encoding 3D domain-containing protein produces the protein MAEYKGRNEIIVGIRRYVAIFLFLPALLLLTYSCMPVGNYLELSLQVKIIEERVEKLEKSRTSQNVVDSQAQQIQQIQAQLSQVRNSVAKLEDSVAELQKKVTTVEDIQQALGQLSKRVEKVELSNANNASAVNDLSKKIAAMDKSISTFQGKVASFENQLKQIENLQKSVDSLSAQIRNIQQNMPQKISQSDIEFLKQLQQQINELKTAIWNSDPTTFLKLNTGYIYYIVKSGDTLSSIATAYKVDLNTLASVNNIKDPSKLSVGQLIKVPVDDPKNYVRVPVKIQPTDILSYHGQERNGGKTVGIDIYAKGKDIYPILPGKVLSADNNTVTIDHGNMILAVYGGVNTSLKPGAFVTVDKPIGQCIDVFHFELYIEGEPRDPLRLFTEYKGIFTVTFYSEWDDGKVPTHPTFRIARNGRVPRQFLTIAVDPSVIPLGSLVYIPTLANVVFIAEDTGSAIKGNRIDVYVSDVRLALNNGVTPHPVYIIKPDVNN, from the coding sequence ATGGCAGAGTATAAGGGAAGAAACGAGATAATAGTAGGCATACGAAGATACGTTGCTATATTCTTGTTTTTACCTGCCCTACTACTTTTAACCTATTCGTGTATGCCCGTGGGGAATTATTTGGAATTATCTTTACAGGTTAAGATCATCGAGGAAAGGGTTGAGAAACTCGAAAAATCGAGAACATCGCAGAATGTCGTCGATTCCCAAGCGCAACAAATTCAACAGATTCAAGCACAGTTGTCTCAAGTTAGGAATTCTGTTGCTAAACTTGAAGACTCGGTTGCAGAACTGCAAAAGAAAGTCACTACTGTTGAAGATATTCAACAAGCTTTGGGACAACTTTCAAAAAGAGTAGAAAAAGTCGAATTATCGAACGCCAATAACGCGAGTGCCGTAAATGATTTATCGAAAAAAATAGCCGCTATGGACAAGAGTATTAGCACATTTCAGGGAAAAGTTGCCAGTTTTGAGAACCAGTTGAAACAAATTGAAAACCTGCAAAAAAGCGTAGATTCACTTAGTGCTCAGATCAGAAACATTCAACAGAATATGCCCCAGAAAATAAGTCAGAGTGATATTGAATTTTTAAAGCAGTTACAACAACAAATAAACGAGTTAAAAACAGCTATTTGGAACAGTGATCCGACAACATTTCTGAAATTAAACACAGGCTACATCTACTATATTGTAAAATCCGGTGACACACTTTCATCAATTGCCACTGCTTACAAAGTAGACCTGAATACGCTTGCAAGTGTAAACAACATAAAAGATCCATCAAAACTTTCTGTTGGTCAGTTGATTAAGGTTCCTGTTGATGATCCAAAAAACTATGTGCGTGTTCCTGTAAAAATACAACCTACGGATATACTCTCATACCATGGTCAGGAAAGAAATGGTGGCAAGACCGTAGGTATAGATATCTACGCGAAAGGTAAGGACATATACCCTATTCTACCAGGCAAAGTCTTGAGCGCTGACAATAACACAGTAACAATAGACCACGGAAATATGATATTGGCAGTATATGGAGGAGTTAACACTTCACTTAAACCAGGCGCTTTTGTCACAGTTGACAAACCCATTGGGCAGTGTATCGATGTCTTTCATTTTGAGCTTTATATAGAAGGTGAACCAAGGGATCCTCTAAGATTGTTCACGGAATACAAAGGTATATTTACTGTAACTTTTTATTCCGAGTGGGATGACGGCAAAGTTCCAACACATCCTACATTTAGGATAGCACGGAATGGAAGAGTGCCCCGGCAGTTCTTAACGATAGCGGTTGACCCTTCAGTAATTCCACTTGGCTCGCTTGTTTATATCCCGACTTTGGCTAATGTGGTTTTTATCGCTGAAGATACGGGTAGTGCGATAAAAGGTAACAGAATAGATGTTTATGTGAGTGATGTGAGACTTGCACTTAACAATGGAGTTACTCCACATCCTGTTTATATAATCAAACCAGATGTGAATAACTGA
- the hpt gene encoding hypoxanthine phosphoribosyltransferase has translation MIEVMISGEQIKQRVKELGREITEYYKDKTDTLHAVCVLKGSIHFFSELVQNIDMNVEYSFIQVSSYSGVSSTGRIRVKSWIDEPIEGRYVIVVEDILDTGLTLSYILEYLKRYRPADLKVVTLLKKLGRTPQVTPDFVGFEIEDKFVIGYGLDYNEKYRNLPYIGWVKGDIK, from the coding sequence TTGATAGAGGTTATGATATCCGGTGAACAAATCAAACAGCGTGTAAAAGAACTTGGAAGAGAAATCACGGAGTATTACAAAGACAAAACGGATACATTGCATGCGGTTTGTGTTCTTAAGGGTTCTATACACTTTTTCAGCGAGTTAGTACAGAACATAGATATGAACGTGGAATATTCATTTATCCAAGTTTCAAGCTATTCTGGGGTTTCATCAACCGGACGTATCAGGGTAAAAAGCTGGATAGATGAGCCAATAGAAGGTAGATATGTTATAGTAGTTGAGGACATCCTTGATACTGGATTAACTCTTTCATACATACTGGAGTATTTGAAAAGGTATCGCCCAGCTGATTTAAAAGTGGTGACCCTATTGAAAAAACTTGGTAGAACCCCTCAGGTTACTCCTGATTTTGTAGGCTTTGAAATTGAGGATAAATTCGTGATTGGTTACGGACTTGATTACAACGAAAAGTACAGAAACCTTCCATATATAGGTTGGGTCAAGGGAGATATAAAGTGA
- a CDS encoding WecB/TagA/CpsF family glycosyltransferase — protein MTQVQFYDYNVLCGKAEDVGRYLVELIEKGEKLFVVTLNSQIFLKAEQISDYKEVLQNASFHLPDGAGVVWAIKRHCAVHTDRIPGIDTMIYLCNEAVNRKWSVYLLGAKPDVIPKTAENLRKKGVNVVGYHHGYFEDQTPAEEIERLKPDLLFVGMGTPRQEFWIYQHRHLPFKLAMGVGGSFDVIAGVKKRAPVFFQKLRLEWFYRWLNEPIARARVPLDVAKFFFRVVLDGKNRTCQKVR, from the coding sequence TTGACACAGGTTCAGTTTTATGACTACAACGTTCTTTGCGGGAAAGCTGAAGATGTTGGACGATATCTTGTTGAACTCATAGAGAAAGGCGAAAAGCTATTTGTGGTAACGCTGAACAGTCAGATATTTTTGAAAGCAGAGCAGATTTCTGATTACAAAGAAGTTTTACAAAACGCTTCTTTTCATCTTCCAGACGGTGCAGGTGTCGTGTGGGCGATAAAAAGACACTGTGCAGTTCATACCGATAGGATACCAGGTATAGACACTATGATCTATCTTTGTAATGAGGCTGTAAACAGGAAATGGAGCGTTTATCTATTGGGGGCAAAACCAGATGTCATACCAAAGACCGCCGAGAACTTGAGAAAAAAAGGAGTAAACGTAGTGGGTTATCATCATGGTTATTTCGAAGACCAAACACCTGCTGAAGAGATTGAGAGATTAAAACCGGATCTTCTATTTGTTGGAATGGGTACTCCAAGACAAGAATTTTGGATATACCAACATAGACATCTACCATTCAAACTTGCCATGGGAGTTGGCGGAAGTTTCGATGTTATTGCTGGTGTAAAAAAACGAGCACCTGTTTTCTTTCAAAAACTGCGTCTTGAATGGTTTTATCGTTGGTTAAATGAACCCATAGCGCGAGCGCGTGTTCCTCTAGATGTTGCTAAATTCTTCTTCAGGGTGGTTCTCGATGGAAAAAATAGAACTTGTCAAAAAGTACGTTGA
- a CDS encoding LCP family protein: MRSVLYVFVIFIGVAAALFVSTIWIEMFLRMFFIPTEDPVNILVLGLDKDIGGTRRTDVILVASIDLEKKKMMISSIPRDLMIDGKKINSYYQSEGLEKFKKRIEQLTGITIKRYFIVDYDIFKFLGDELGPIEVFVDRPMHYKDVAQNLEIDFTPGYYKMKGKELLAYLRFRKTAEGDIGRLDKQRVIIEKLAQKALQKNVFALTELYREIKKRTEFNIEIGEVVYIFSKVKKGLQIESIPFPFYIAEDGNLYLDESKIEEYRASFATREKKLEERYRYYVINNTNNKSASFREKVENLFASKGYKPNNIFYEGVDVDIKKNAVLILRKNEGLKNFVDKLLKDVFSETEFEVVYVEDRLDYISKYLAIIGELTKNGKKIVFPIDFIIILAGDLKI; the protein is encoded by the coding sequence ATGAGGAGCGTCCTTTATGTTTTTGTAATATTCATAGGTGTAGCTGCAGCGCTCTTTGTTTCCACGATCTGGATAGAGATGTTTCTGAGGATGTTTTTCATTCCCACAGAAGATCCCGTTAACATCTTGGTTCTAGGGTTGGATAAGGACATTGGTGGAACAAGACGAACCGATGTCATACTTGTTGCCAGTATAGACCTTGAGAAAAAGAAAATGATGATTTCCAGCATTCCAAGAGATTTGATGATTGATGGCAAAAAAATTAACTCATACTATCAGTCAGAAGGGCTAGAAAAGTTTAAAAAGAGAATCGAGCAGTTAACGGGAATAACAATAAAGAGGTATTTTATCGTTGACTACGACATTTTCAAATTTCTTGGTGACGAACTTGGACCAATCGAAGTTTTCGTCGATAGACCAATGCACTACAAAGATGTAGCGCAGAATTTGGAAATTGACTTTACACCTGGTTATTACAAAATGAAGGGAAAGGAATTACTTGCCTATCTGCGTTTCAGAAAAACAGCGGAAGGAGACATAGGAAGACTTGACAAACAGCGGGTAATAATAGAAAAGCTTGCTCAAAAAGCTTTGCAGAAAAACGTGTTCGCTTTAACGGAACTGTATAGAGAAATCAAAAAACGCACGGAATTCAACATAGAGATAGGAGAAGTGGTTTACATCTTTTCAAAAGTGAAAAAAGGCTTGCAAATTGAAAGCATACCATTTCCATTCTACATAGCAGAAGACGGTAATTTATACCTTGATGAATCTAAGATAGAAGAATACCGAGCAAGTTTCGCAACCAGAGAGAAGAAGTTAGAGGAAAGATACAGATACTACGTTATAAACAACACTAATAACAAATCAGCCAGTTTCAGGGAGAAAGTTGAGAACCTCTTTGCTTCAAAAGGTTACAAACCAAACAACATTTTCTACGAAGGAGTAGACGTAGATATAAAGAAAAATGCGGTTTTGATATTGAGGAAAAACGAAGGACTGAAGAACTTTGTTGATAAACTTTTGAAGGATGTGTTCTCTGAAACGGAGTTCGAAGTTGTATACGTTGAAGACAGGCTTGATTACATTTCTAAATACCTTGCGATTATAGGTGAATTAACAAAGAACGGGAAAAAAATTGTCTTTCCAATAGATTTCATAATAATTTTAGCTGGAGATTTGAAGATTTAG
- a CDS encoding RrF2 family transcriptional regulator, translated as MAITMKSEYAIKIMILIGLENRRVCARELVKKCRAKLPLEFAEKILADLARNGILKAYRGRGGGYELAKDTEEITVYDIVTAVDNPTDAIKCFVDVVPEQESPETCTVNKIWEVVLEKMEDTLKSIKLRDLIQDYKARCKI; from the coding sequence TTGGCAATAACGATGAAAAGTGAGTACGCAATAAAGATAATGATTCTAATTGGCTTGGAAAATAGACGTGTCTGTGCGCGTGAGTTAGTGAAAAAATGCCGGGCAAAATTACCACTTGAATTTGCTGAGAAGATTTTGGCGGACCTTGCAAGGAATGGGATACTAAAGGCTTACAGAGGTAGGGGCGGAGGTTACGAACTGGCAAAAGATACTGAAGAAATAACAGTTTACGATATAGTCACGGCGGTTGATAATCCAACAGATGCTATCAAGTGCTTTGTTGATGTAGTTCCAGAGCAAGAGAGTCCAGAGACTTGCACAGTTAATAAAATATGGGAAGTTGTTTTAGAAAAAATGGAAGATACGCTTAAAAGCATAAAACTTAGAGATTTGATACAGGACTACAAAGCGAGGTGCAAAATTTGA
- the mnmA gene encoding tRNA 2-thiouridine(34) synthase MnmA: protein MNVEIEKKGVKVGVLLSGGVDSAVALYLLLKEGYDVTAYHMKTVRDELYITKQIKHKVCCSPSDTFDAQIIAKKFGVPFKIIHVEDVFKERIIDYFINENLRGRTPNPCFFCNDYIKFGAVMDVALSDGMEYVASGHYARIIDGKLYKAVDESKDQSYFLASIKKEKLKRIILPNGYYTKDEIRKIAQQQGIHVAHKIDSQDLCFLPDNDLKSFFKDWGVDVKAGNIITTDGRIIGKHDGLPFYTIGQRKLGIAAGSKLYVRAKNVDGNFILVAPVDKLYDKHMVVSNLNVYDDYLPNEFRASVKIRKKFKEVGCTVQYREEDGGKLFVTFDEPTFAVTPGQIAVFYDGPRVICAGVIESGK, encoded by the coding sequence TTGAACGTTGAAATAGAGAAAAAAGGTGTCAAAGTTGGAGTACTACTGAGTGGTGGTGTTGATAGCGCAGTTGCTTTGTATCTGCTTTTAAAAGAAGGATACGATGTTACAGCCTACCACATGAAGACCGTTAGGGATGAACTCTACATAACCAAGCAGATAAAACACAAAGTTTGTTGTAGCCCTTCGGACACATTCGATGCACAGATAATAGCGAAAAAATTCGGCGTTCCATTTAAGATAATTCACGTTGAAGATGTTTTCAAAGAGAGGATAATTGATTATTTCATAAACGAAAATCTGAGAGGAAGAACACCTAATCCTTGTTTTTTCTGCAATGACTACATAAAATTTGGTGCCGTTATGGATGTTGCATTAAGTGATGGAATGGAATACGTAGCCTCCGGACACTACGCAAGGATAATCGATGGAAAGCTTTACAAAGCTGTTGATGAGAGTAAAGACCAGTCGTACTTTCTGGCTTCAATAAAGAAAGAAAAGTTGAAAAGGATAATTCTTCCGAACGGATATTACACGAAAGATGAAATAAGAAAAATCGCTCAACAGCAAGGTATCCATGTGGCACATAAGATAGACTCCCAAGATTTGTGCTTTTTACCGGATAACGATTTGAAAAGCTTCTTTAAAGATTGGGGGGTAGACGTCAAAGCGGGGAACATAATTACAACTGATGGAAGAATTATCGGAAAACACGATGGATTACCATTTTACACGATAGGACAGAGAAAACTTGGTATAGCTGCTGGAAGCAAGTTGTACGTGAGGGCAAAAAATGTTGATGGTAATTTTATACTAGTTGCCCCTGTTGACAAGTTATACGACAAACATATGGTTGTTTCGAATTTGAATGTCTATGACGATTATTTACCAAATGAGTTCCGAGCCAGTGTAAAGATACGCAAAAAGTTTAAAGAGGTTGGGTGTACAGTACAATACAGAGAGGAAGATGGTGGAAAACTCTTCGTAACGTTCGATGAACCTACATTTGCAGTAACCCCAGGACAAATTGCAGTTTTCTACGACGGACCAAGGGTTATCTGTGCAGGGGTAATTGAATCAGGAAAGTGA